One Candidatus Binatia bacterium genomic region harbors:
- a CDS encoding phosphopantetheine-binding protein, producing MRSRSEIIERSKELLVDGLRLEVSPAEIVDDDAIFGDGLGLDSIDALEFVVLIEEEFEVVIADEEAAKTAFASIAALADFIIAAQEQTAS from the coding sequence ATGAGGTCGCGAAGCGAAATAATCGAACGCTCCAAGGAACTGCTGGTCGACGGCCTTCGTCTCGAGGTGTCCCCGGCCGAGATTGTCGACGACGACGCCATCTTCGGCGATGGCCTGGGGCTGGATTCGATTGACGCCCTCGAATTCGTCGTCCTGATCGAGGAAGAATTCGAAGTCGTGATCGCGGACGAAGAAGCAGCAAAAACGGCTTTCGCATCGATCGCTGCTCTGGCGGACTTCATTATCGCAGCACAGGAACAGACTGCTTCCTGA
- a CDS encoding beta-ketoacyl-[acyl-carrier-protein] synthase family protein, whose protein sequence is MRRVYITGMGAITAAGPDVASLMKALRENRSCIGPLDLFPTGDTPVQIAGQVGDIPAPETLDRKDLQRASRSDLLAAAATAEAFAESGLAAAPPDPARFGVAIGSSTGGMLETESYYESYHSGLPLNPHRRTLLSATVGASADLVASMVGAQGRRLAPSTACSSSALAIAMGKLWIESDAADVVVAGGTDALCRMTFSGFQSLRAMSPEPCRPFDLNRQGLSLGEGAGIVILESESHAAKRGALPLARVAGAGMSCDATHPTAPHEESRGAIAALSGALEDAGLVPGDIDYINAHGTGTPQNDAAEARAIRRVLGDTGDCPVSSTKGVFGHLLGAAGSVEAILSSRAMIEGFLPPQVGLLDPDPECLLSFVREPRPAVLETVVSNSYGFGGNNVSLALSRT, encoded by the coding sequence ATGAGACGAGTTTATATCACCGGCATGGGTGCGATCACCGCAGCGGGCCCCGATGTCGCGTCCTTGATGAAAGCGCTGCGCGAAAATCGCTCCTGCATAGGACCGCTCGATCTGTTTCCCACCGGCGACACCCCTGTCCAGATCGCCGGGCAAGTCGGCGATATACCCGCGCCTGAAACGCTCGATCGTAAAGATCTTCAACGCGCTTCACGCAGCGACCTGCTTGCGGCCGCAGCCACAGCCGAAGCATTCGCCGAATCGGGCCTGGCCGCAGCGCCTCCCGACCCCGCCAGGTTTGGCGTGGCGATCGGAAGCTCGACCGGGGGGATGCTCGAAACTGAATCCTACTACGAATCCTACCATTCGGGCCTTCCCCTGAACCCACACAGGCGAACCCTGCTATCGGCGACCGTCGGAGCCAGCGCAGACCTTGTTGCCAGCATGGTCGGGGCACAGGGCCGACGCCTCGCGCCCTCCACCGCATGCTCCAGCAGCGCTCTGGCCATCGCGATGGGCAAATTATGGATTGAATCCGATGCCGCCGATGTTGTGGTGGCCGGAGGTACGGATGCCCTCTGCCGCATGACCTTCTCGGGATTCCAATCTCTGCGCGCGATGAGTCCGGAACCGTGCCGGCCTTTCGATCTCAATCGTCAGGGTCTCTCCCTTGGCGAAGGCGCTGGTATCGTGATTCTGGAGTCGGAAAGCCACGCCGCCAAACGAGGCGCACTCCCTCTCGCGCGAGTCGCCGGAGCCGGTATGTCCTGCGATGCAACGCATCCAACCGCTCCGCACGAAGAAAGCCGCGGCGCCATTGCCGCACTCAGCGGCGCACTCGAGGATGCGGGACTCGTGCCGGGCGATATTGATTATATCAATGCGCACGGCACTGGTACTCCACAAAACGATGCCGCCGAGGCCCGCGCGATCCGACGAGTTCTCGGAGATACGGGTGATTGTCCGGTATCTTCCACCAAGGGTGTTTTCGGGCATCTCCTCGGGGCCGCTGGCTCTGTCGAGGCAATTTTGTCGAGCCGCGCCATGATCGAAGGCTTTCTTCCGCCACAGGTCGGGCTGCTCGATCCCGACCCCGAGTGTCTTCTTTCGTTCGTGCGCGAGCCTCGCCCCGCTGTCCTCGAAACTGTCGTTTCCAATTCCTACGGTTTCGGCGGGAACAACGTCAGTCTCGCTC
- a CDS encoding SDR family NAD(P)-dependent oxidoreductase: MELELQGKKALVTGASRGIGLSIAKRLSAEGVTVAMNAGHDEERLDAAVGGVQNAVAAFGDISDPSAVDALFKGLKKSIGGIDILVHNAARTSDGLLMMMNHASWRETLDVSLDGAFLCSKAALRSMIAARGGRIIQVISPAAFLGKPGAANYAAAKAGLLGLTKTLAGEVGRYGITANAICPGWVDTELIAGMEPEIRSLEESRIPLGRFAETEEIADAVLFLASRRANYITGTTLVVDGGLTMHG; this comes from the coding sequence ATGGAACTTGAACTGCAGGGAAAAAAAGCTTTGGTCACGGGGGCCAGTCGCGGAATCGGCCTGAGCATAGCGAAACGACTCTCGGCCGAGGGCGTTACTGTCGCCATGAATGCCGGGCACGACGAAGAACGTCTGGACGCGGCCGTGGGCGGCGTCCAGAATGCCGTCGCCGCATTCGGCGATATCTCCGACCCGTCCGCAGTCGATGCTCTTTTCAAGGGACTGAAAAAAAGCATCGGCGGCATCGACATTCTGGTTCATAACGCCGCTCGCACCAGCGATGGGCTTCTGATGATGATGAATCATGCAAGTTGGCGAGAGACTCTCGATGTCTCCCTCGATGGCGCCTTCCTATGCTCCAAGGCCGCCCTGCGATCCATGATTGCCGCTCGCGGCGGGAGAATCATTCAGGTCATCTCGCCAGCGGCCTTTCTCGGCAAGCCCGGTGCCGCCAACTACGCTGCGGCGAAAGCCGGTCTGCTCGGACTGACCAAGACGTTGGCCGGCGAGGTCGGTCGCTACGGCATAACCGCGAACGCCATCTGTCCCGGCTGGGTGGATACCGAACTGATCGCGGGAATGGAACCGGAAATTCGCTCACTTGAGGAATCTCGAATTCCCCTGGGCCGGTTCGCTGAAACCGAAGAAATCGCAGACGCCGTTCTCTTTCTGGCTTCACGGCGGGCAAACTATATCACCGGCACGACTCTGGTCGTCGATGGTGGTTTGACGATGCACGGATGA